One region of Oryzias latipes chromosome 6, ASM223467v1 genomic DNA includes:
- the commd4 gene encoding COMM domain-containing protein 4 produces MRFRFCGDLDCPDWVLAEITTLAKMSSVKMKLLCGQVLKDLLGEGIDYEKIVKLTADAKFESGDIKASVAVLSFILSSAAKHDVDSESLSSELQQLGLPKEHASGLCKSYEDKHSALQDKLRETSLRLGRLDSVSWRVDYTLSSSELSEVNEPLIHLKLQKQGAESGCSETAAFSISADKFRVLLSELKQAQALMNTLQ; encoded by the exons ATG agGTTCCGTTTCTGTGGAGATTTGGACTGCCCCGATTGGGTGCTTGCAGAAATTACAACATTAGCAAAAATG tctAGTGTGAAGATGAAACTCCTCTGTGGTCAGGTGCTGAAAGATTTGCTGGGTGAAGGAATTGAT TATGAGAAAATTGTGAAGCTTACTGCAGATGCAAAGTTTG AGAGTGGCGACATCAAAGCAAGTGTGGCTGTGCTCAGCTTTATTTTGTCCAGCGCAGCAAAGCATGATGTTGACAGTGAGTCTTTGTCCAGCGAGCTGCAGCAGCTTGGTCTGCCTAAAG AGCATGCTTCTGGACTGTGCAAATCCTATGAGGACAAGCACTCTGCACTTCAGGACAagctcagagagaccagcctaAGAT TAGGAAGACTGGACTCGGTTTCTTGGCGTGTCGACTACACCCTGAGCTCCAGTGAATTGAGTGAGGTCAATGAACCTCTTATACATctgaaactgcaaaaacaaggtGCAGAGTCAGGCTGTTCCGAAACTGCTGCTTTCTCTATTTCTGCTGACAAGTTCAGAGTCCTTCTTTCTG agctcaaACAAGCCCAGGCCTTGATGAACACACTACAGTGA
- the neil1 gene encoding endonuclease 8-like 1 isoform X2, with the protein MPEGPELHLASLYVNRMCDGVVFAGAVRKSEVSKNPEVAFTCEAYRITAASRGKEVKLTLTPIKSDDPDRRGKAAQPMDIVFRFGMSGYFRFTSEDEVPKHAHLRFYTKEKPCKVLSFVDARRFGSWQPNGTWQPDRGPCIMFEYQHFRENVLSNLSDRAFDRPICEVLLNQKYFNGIGNYLRAEILYRLNIPPFVPARGVLESLGADDLFENKKPLKDVATKRAKKKEVKQEAGDLLRLCHTVPLEVISLGGKGYDPEKSDYSAFQAWLQCYYVDGMKSIRDHNGRTMWFKGDPGPMAPKNSKSPKAKKRIKNEDDHDYTNKKKIRSQSKSATKKKVVKEEGETETSKVNEAKTKEAIVARAKTGKTQETSKPQIGTRSSARQRKANTTEGAGDQKKLNGKGSRKSRKQEN; encoded by the exons atgcctgagGGACCAGAGTTGCACTTGGCCAGCCTGTATGTGAACAGGATGTGTGATGGAGTGGTATTTGCTGGTGCAGTCAGAAAGTCTGAAGTCAGCAAAAACCCAGAGGTGGCCTTCACCTGCGAGGCCTATCGCATAACAGCCGCTTCAAGGGGAAAGGAAGTGAAGCTAACGCTGACGCCCATCAAGAGTGACGATCCCGATCGTAGGGGAAAAGCAGCTCAGCCCATGGACATAGTCTTTCGCTTCGGAATGTCAGGTTATTTCCGTTTCACGAGCGAGGACGAAGTGCCCAAGCATGCCCACCTGCGGTTTTACACCAAAGAAAAACCCTGCAAAGTGCTTAGCTTTGTGGATGCACGCAGGTTTGGAAGCTGGCAGCCCAATGGGACGTGGCAGCCTGACAGAGGGCCCTGTATCATGTTTGAGTATCAACATTTCAG GGAGAATGTTTTGTCAAATCTGTCTGATCGGGCTTTTGACCGGCCGATTTGTGAAGTCCTGCTGAATCAAAAGTACTTTAATGGCATCGGAAACTACCTCAGGGCTGAAATCCTTTACAG GTTAAACATCCCACCCTTCGTGCCGGCCCGGGGAGTACTGGAGAGCCTTGGTGCAGACGATTTGTTTGAGAATAAGAAGCCTTTGAAAGATGTAGCCACAAAG AGAGcgaaaaagaaagaagtgaaGCAAGAGGCAGGTGACCTCCTCAGGCTTTGTCACACAGTTCCTTTGGAAGTCATCAGTCTAG GTGGGAAGGGCTATGACCCTGAGAAATCAGACTACTCAGCCTTTCAGGCGTGGCTGCAGTGTTATTACGTTGATGGAATGAAATCTATTCGGGACCACAACGGCAGAACCATGTGGTTTAAA GGAGATCCTGGTCCCATGGCACCCAAAA ATTCAAAATCACCAAAGGCTAAAAAGAGAATTAAGAACGAGGACGACCATGATTACACGAAcaagaaaaag ATCAGAAGTCAGTCTAAAAGtgcaacaaagaaaaaggtGGTCAAAGAGGAGGGGGAGACCGAAACATCGAAGGTAAATGAAGCAAAGACAAAGGAAGCTATTGTTGCCAGAGCAAAGACAGGAAAGACCCAGGAAACATCAAAACCACAGATCGGAACAAGATCGAGTGCACGTCAGAGGAAGGCCAACACAACAGAAGGAGCGGGAG accAAAAGAAACTAAATGGAAAAGGATCAAGGAAGagcagaaaacaggaaaactaa
- the neil1 gene encoding endonuclease 8-like 1 isoform X1, with protein sequence MPEGPELHLASLYVNRMCDGVVFAGAVRKSEVSKNPEVAFTCEAYRITAASRGKEVKLTLTPIKSDDPDRRGKAAQPMDIVFRFGMSGYFRFTSEDEVPKHAHLRFYTKEKPCKVLSFVDARRFGSWQPNGTWQPDRGPCIMFEYQHFRENVLSNLSDRAFDRPICEVLLNQKYFNGIGNYLRAEILYRLNIPPFVPARGVLESLGADDLFENKKPLKDVATKRAKKKEVKQEAGDLLRLCHTVPLEVISLGGKGYDPEKSDYSAFQAWLQCYYVDGMKSIRDHNGRTMWFKGDPGPMAPKNSKSPKAKKRIKNEDDHDYTNKKKKIRSQSKSATKKKVVKEEGETETSKVNEAKTKEAIVARAKTGKTQETSKPQIGTRSSARQRKANTTEGAGDQKKLNGKGSRKSRKQEN encoded by the exons atgcctgagGGACCAGAGTTGCACTTGGCCAGCCTGTATGTGAACAGGATGTGTGATGGAGTGGTATTTGCTGGTGCAGTCAGAAAGTCTGAAGTCAGCAAAAACCCAGAGGTGGCCTTCACCTGCGAGGCCTATCGCATAACAGCCGCTTCAAGGGGAAAGGAAGTGAAGCTAACGCTGACGCCCATCAAGAGTGACGATCCCGATCGTAGGGGAAAAGCAGCTCAGCCCATGGACATAGTCTTTCGCTTCGGAATGTCAGGTTATTTCCGTTTCACGAGCGAGGACGAAGTGCCCAAGCATGCCCACCTGCGGTTTTACACCAAAGAAAAACCCTGCAAAGTGCTTAGCTTTGTGGATGCACGCAGGTTTGGAAGCTGGCAGCCCAATGGGACGTGGCAGCCTGACAGAGGGCCCTGTATCATGTTTGAGTATCAACATTTCAG GGAGAATGTTTTGTCAAATCTGTCTGATCGGGCTTTTGACCGGCCGATTTGTGAAGTCCTGCTGAATCAAAAGTACTTTAATGGCATCGGAAACTACCTCAGGGCTGAAATCCTTTACAG GTTAAACATCCCACCCTTCGTGCCGGCCCGGGGAGTACTGGAGAGCCTTGGTGCAGACGATTTGTTTGAGAATAAGAAGCCTTTGAAAGATGTAGCCACAAAG AGAGcgaaaaagaaagaagtgaaGCAAGAGGCAGGTGACCTCCTCAGGCTTTGTCACACAGTTCCTTTGGAAGTCATCAGTCTAG GTGGGAAGGGCTATGACCCTGAGAAATCAGACTACTCAGCCTTTCAGGCGTGGCTGCAGTGTTATTACGTTGATGGAATGAAATCTATTCGGGACCACAACGGCAGAACCATGTGGTTTAAA GGAGATCCTGGTCCCATGGCACCCAAAA ATTCAAAATCACCAAAGGCTAAAAAGAGAATTAAGAACGAGGACGACCATGATTACACGAAcaagaaaaag AAGATCAGAAGTCAGTCTAAAAGtgcaacaaagaaaaaggtGGTCAAAGAGGAGGGGGAGACCGAAACATCGAAGGTAAATGAAGCAAAGACAAAGGAAGCTATTGTTGCCAGAGCAAAGACAGGAAAGACCCAGGAAACATCAAAACCACAGATCGGAACAAGATCGAGTGCACGTCAGAGGAAGGCCAACACAACAGAAGGAGCGGGAG accAAAAGAAACTAAATGGAAAAGGATCAAGGAAGagcagaaaacaggaaaactaa
- the neil1 gene encoding endonuclease 8-like 1 isoform X3: MFEYQHFRENVLSNLSDRAFDRPICEVLLNQKYFNGIGNYLRAEILYRLNIPPFVPARGVLESLGADDLFENKKPLKDVATKRAKKKEVKQEAGDLLRLCHTVPLEVISLGGKGYDPEKSDYSAFQAWLQCYYVDGMKSIRDHNGRTMWFKGDPGPMAPKNSKSPKAKKRIKNEDDHDYTNKKKKIRSQSKSATKKKVVKEEGETETSKVNEAKTKEAIVARAKTGKTQETSKPQIGTRSSARQRKANTTEGAGDQKKLNGKGSRKSRKQEN, encoded by the exons ATGTTTGAGTATCAACATTTCAG GGAGAATGTTTTGTCAAATCTGTCTGATCGGGCTTTTGACCGGCCGATTTGTGAAGTCCTGCTGAATCAAAAGTACTTTAATGGCATCGGAAACTACCTCAGGGCTGAAATCCTTTACAG GTTAAACATCCCACCCTTCGTGCCGGCCCGGGGAGTACTGGAGAGCCTTGGTGCAGACGATTTGTTTGAGAATAAGAAGCCTTTGAAAGATGTAGCCACAAAG AGAGcgaaaaagaaagaagtgaaGCAAGAGGCAGGTGACCTCCTCAGGCTTTGTCACACAGTTCCTTTGGAAGTCATCAGTCTAG GTGGGAAGGGCTATGACCCTGAGAAATCAGACTACTCAGCCTTTCAGGCGTGGCTGCAGTGTTATTACGTTGATGGAATGAAATCTATTCGGGACCACAACGGCAGAACCATGTGGTTTAAA GGAGATCCTGGTCCCATGGCACCCAAAA ATTCAAAATCACCAAAGGCTAAAAAGAGAATTAAGAACGAGGACGACCATGATTACACGAAcaagaaaaag AAGATCAGAAGTCAGTCTAAAAGtgcaacaaagaaaaaggtGGTCAAAGAGGAGGGGGAGACCGAAACATCGAAGGTAAATGAAGCAAAGACAAAGGAAGCTATTGTTGCCAGAGCAAAGACAGGAAAGACCCAGGAAACATCAAAACCACAGATCGGAACAAGATCGAGTGCACGTCAGAGGAAGGCCAACACAACAGAAGGAGCGGGAG accAAAAGAAACTAAATGGAAAAGGATCAAGGAAGagcagaaaacaggaaaactaa
- the man2c1 gene encoding alpha-mannosidase 2C1, with protein MYRQPVLKNRRTLLERAEKFISDVYFTDCNLRGRLYGDSCPLQSIASFISPKRIPFSEASTQKFEPYTVGDTFGPTWWTCWFKVTLTIPESWRGKEVHLLWESDGEGMVWKDGHPVQGLTKEGEKTSYILSDCLQSEDPHSFTLYVEVACNGLFGAGQGSMIATPDPNRRFSIHKAELVIFNRDVRELLTEFEMLVDIVKELGEREQRGYQALFTVNEMVNRCDPTDPSSFSEAHNLACKFFNQRNGESQHTVHAMGHCHIDSAWLWPYEETIRKCGRSWVTVISLMEKNPEFTFTCSQAQQFQWVKSWYPGLFSRIQYFVKKGQFIPVGGTWVEMDGNLPSGESMIRQFLEGQRFFNQEFGTYCKEFWLPDTFGYSAQLPQIMRGCGIPNFLTQKLSWNLVNTFPHNTFFWEGLDGSQVLTHFPPGNSYEMKGKIEDLVKTVKNNKDKGRANHSAALFGFGDGGGGPNQLMLDRLRLVQDTDGLPRVQMSSPDQLFSQLQADSSLLCTWTGELFLELHNGTYTTQAQIKRENRQCEALLRDVEIASSLALCRSKTFSYPQEKLQRLWRLLLLNQFHDVIPGSCTAMVVEDALKYYEDIRADASILLHEACEALGSKGSTAGLFNSLPWERQEVIEIKDGPGGLDLVLVEVPSIGISTIKAIQPVTAVSVTCQADGTVVMENGILRTAINQDGTLASLHLINANREALSDGCRGNQFVVFDDVPLYWDAWDVMDYHLQTRKPVEEVIQPVHVVSSGGLRASVSFTLRISDKSTIVQEIVMDAMSPYLKFNTKVEWAESHKFLKVEFPVRVRSPNATYEIQFGHLQRPTHWNTSWDWARFEVWGHKWADLSEHNFGVSLLNDSKYGYSIHKNTMTLSLIRAPKAPDSTADMGAHQFTYAIMPHTGSFQDASVIQAAYNLNFPLRRMQCHPDTKAWSSFSVTKPVILETIKQAEDAKGTLVVRLYESHGSSLTATLCTTLPVKEAWHCDLLERRDPARPAHVTSDGIMLSFRPFQIVTLLLVL; from the exons ATGTATCGCCAACCCGTGTTGAAAAACAGGCGTACACTTTTGGAGAGAGCCGAGAAGTTTATCTCTGACGTGTATTTCACAGACTGCAACCTGAGAGGACG ACTTTATGGAGACTCCTGCCCCCTGCAGTCCATTGCCTCATTCATCTCCCCCAAGAGAATTCCATTTTCTGAGGCTTCCACGCAGAAGTTTGAACCGTACACAGTGGGAGACACCTTTGGGCCAAC GTGGTGGACTTGCTGGTTTAAAGTGACACTGACAATTCCTGAATCGTGGAGGGGCAAAGAGGTCCATCTTTTGTGGGAAAGTGATGGGGAAGGAATGGTCTGGAAAGATGGACATCCAGTACAG GGTTTGACTAAAGAAGGGGAAAAGACAAGCTATATCCTATCGGACTGTCTTCAAAGTGAAGACCCTCATAG TTTCACCTTATACGTGGAGGTGGCTTGCAATGGGCTGTTTGGAGCTGGACAGGGATCCATGATTGCAACTCCAGACCCAAACAGGAGATTTTCTATTCACAAAGCTGAGCTGGTGATTTTCAACAGGGATGTCAGGGAGCTGTTGACAGAATTTGAGATGCTTGTTGACATTGTTAAG GAACTTGGAGAAAGAGAGCAGCGAGGGTACCAGGCTCTTTTCACAGTCAATGAGATGGTGAATCGCTGTGACCCCACAGATCCCAGCTCTTTCTCTGAAGCACACAACCTGGCTTGCAAGTTCTTTAACCAGCGAAACGGAGAAAGCCAACACACTGTCCACGCAATGGGTCACTGCCACATAGACTCTG CCTGGCTGTGGCCCTATGAAGAAACAATTCGGAAGTGTGGCCGGAGCTGGGTGACGGTGATCAGTCTAATGGAAAAGAACCCAGAGTTCACCTTTACCTGCTCTCAG GCCCAGCAGTTCCAGTGGGTAAAGAGCTGGTACCCAGGACTTTTCTCCAGGATTCAGTATTTTGTGAAGAAAGGCCAGTTCATTCCAGTTGGAGGAACATGGGTAGAAATG GATGGCAATCTGCCCTCGGGAGAGTCAATGATCCGACAGTTCCTGGAGGGCCAGCGCTTCTTTAACCAAGAGTTTGGGACTTATTGCAAAGAG TTCTGGCTTCCAGATACATTTGGCTACTCTGCTCAGCTTCCTCAAATTATGCGAGGTTGTGGCATTCCAAATTTCTTGACTCAGAAACTCAGCTGGAATCTGGTCAACACCTTTCCT cACAACACGTTTTTCTGGGAAGGTTTAGATGGATCCCAGGTTTTAACCCACTTCCCACCCGGAAACTCCTATGAAATGAAGGGCAAAATTGAAGAT CTGGTAAAAACTGTGAAGAATAACAAAGACAAAGGCCGAGCCAATCACAGCGCAGCtttgtttgggtttggagaCGGAGGCGGGGGGCCCAACCAGCTGATGTTGGACAGGCTACGCCTTGTCCAGGATACGGACGGGCTTCCAAG GGTCCAGATGTCTAGTCCAGACCAGCTTTTCTCACAGCTTCAGGCTGACTCTTCTCTGCTGTGCACTTGGACCGGAGAACTCTTTTTGGAGTTGCACAATGGCACCTACACCACACAGGCCCAG ATCAAACGAGAGAACCGCCAGTGTGAGGCGCTGCTTCGTGATGTGGAGATAGCTTCCAGCTTAGCCCTGTGCCGAAGCAAAACCTTTTCATATCCTCAGGAAAAACTGCAGCGGCTCTGGAG GTTGCTTCTTCTAAACCAGTTCCATGATGTGATTCCCGGCAGCTGCACAGCCATGGTTGTGGAGGATGCTTTAAAGTACTATGAAG ACATCCGAGCTGATGCTTCTATCCTTCTGCATGAAGCGTGTGAGGCCTTGGGGTCAAAGGGCAGCACTGCTGGGCTCTTCAACTCCCTTCCATGGGAACGTCAGGAAGTAATCGAGATAAAAGATGGTCCCGGCGGACTTGATCTGG TTCTTGTGGAAGTTCCCAGCATTGGCATTTCAACTATCAAAGCCATACAACCTGTGACGGCAGTCTCTGTCACCTGCCAG GCTGACGGCACTGTGGTTATGGAGAATGGAATTTTAAGAACTGCCATCAATCAAGATGGCACTTTGGCCTCACTGCATTTAATCAATGCAAACCG GGAGGCCCTCTCCGATGGTTGTCGCGGAAACCAGTTTGTCGTGTTTGATGACGTCCCCCTGTACTGGGATGCCTGGGATGTAATGGACTACCACCTTCAGACAAG GAAGCCGGTGGAGGAGGTCATACAGCCGGTTCATGTGGTGTCCTCTGGCGGTCTTCGGGCCAGCGTCAGCTTCACCCTCAGGATCAGTGACAAAAGCACAATCGTCCAGGAGATTGTCATGGATGCCATGAGTCCTTATCTCAAGTTCAACACtaaa GTGGAATGGGCGGAGTCTCACAAGTTTCTTAAGGTGGAATTTCCTGTTAGAGTCCGTAGCCCCAATGCTACCTATGAGATCCAGTTTGGGCATCTGCAAAGACCAACACACTGGAACACTTCCTGGGACTGGGCCAGGTTTGAG GTTTGGGGTCACAAATGGGCTGACCTCTCTGAGCACAACTTTGGAGTTTCCCTTTTAAATGACAGCAAATACGGTTACTCCATCCACAAGAACACCATGACTCTGTCCTT GATAAGAGCACCAAAAGCTCCAGATTCTACAGCTGACATGGGTGCTCATCAATTCACTTATGCCATCATGCCACACAcag GCTCATTTCAGGACGCCTCGGTCATCCAGGCTGCTTACAACCTTAACTTCCCTCTAAGGCGGATGCAGTGCCATCCTGACACCAAAGCATGGAGCTCCTTCTCCGTTACCAAACCAGTCATACTTGAAACCATTAAACAG GCTGAGGACGCAAAAGGGACCCTTGTGGTGCGTCTCTATGAATCACACGGGAGCAGCCTGACTGCAACTCTGTGCACAACTCTTCCAGTCAAAGAAGCCTGGCA CTGCGACCTCCTGGAGAGGCGGGACCCCGCCCGGCCGGCACACGTCACATCGGATGGAATAATGCTGAGCTTCAGACCGTTTCAGATTGTTACACTTCTGCTCGTTTTGTGA